A genomic segment from Castor canadensis chromosome 1, mCasCan1.hap1v2, whole genome shotgun sequence encodes:
- the Tspan18 gene encoding tetraspanin-18 isoform X2, whose product MEGDCLSCMKYLMFVFNFFIFLGGACLLGIGIWVMVDPTGFREIVVANPLLITGAYILLAMGGLLFLLGFLGCCGAIRENKCLLLFFFMFILIIFLAELSAAILAFIFRENLTREFFTKELTKHYQGNNDTDVFSATWNSVMITFGCCGVNGPEDFKLASVFRLLTQDSEEVPEACCRREPQARDGVLLSREDCLRGKSLFINKQGCYTVILSAFESYVYLAGALAIGVLAVELFVMVFAMCVFRGIQ is encoded by the exons CTGGGAGGGGCCTGCCTGCTGGGCATCGGGATCTGGGTgatggtggaccccactggcttcCGGGAGATCGTGGTCGCTAACCCCCTGCTCATCACGGGCGCCTACATCCTGCTGGCCATGGGCGGCCTGCTGTTTCTACTGGGCTTCCTGGGCTGCTGCGGAGCCATCCGTGAGAACAAGTGTCTGCTGCTGTTT TTCTTCATGTTCATCCTGATCATCTTCCTGGCAGAGCTCTCAGCAGCCATCCTGGCCTTCATCTTCAGGGAAAAT CTCACCCGTGAGTTCTTCACTAAGGAGCTCACCAAGCACTACCAGGGCAATAATGACACGGACGTTTTCTCTGCCACCTGGAACTCTGTCATGATCACA TTTGGCTGCTGTGGAGTCAATGGACCTGAGGACTTCAAGCTTGCATCGGTCTTTCGACTGCTGACTCAGGACAGTGAGGAGGTGCCAGAGGCCTGCTGCCGGAGGGAACCCCAGGCTCGGGATGGGGTGCTGCTGAGCAGGGAAGACTGCCTGCGGGGGAAGAGCCTATTCATAAACAAACAG GGGTGTTACACGGTGATCCTCAGTGCCTTCGAAAGCTATGTCTACCTGGCTGGAGCCCTCGCCATAGGGGTGCTGGCTGTCGAG CTTTTTGTCATGGTCTTCGCCATGTGCGTCTTCCGGGGGATCCAGTAG
- the Tspan18 gene encoding tetraspanin-18 isoform X1 has protein sequence MEGDCLSCMKYLMFVFNFFIFLGGACLLGIGIWVMVDPTGFREIVVANPLLITGAYILLAMGGLLFLLGFLGCCGAIRENKCLLLFFFMFILIIFLAELSAAILAFIFRENLTREFFTKELTKHYQGNNDTDVFSATWNSVMITFGCCGVNGPEDFKLASVFRLLTQDSEEVPEACCRREPQARDGVLLSREDCLRGKSLFINKQGCYTVILSAFESYVYLAGALAIGVLAVEAGAVGITGDRAAYLLCGRDSGQ, from the exons CTGGGAGGGGCCTGCCTGCTGGGCATCGGGATCTGGGTgatggtggaccccactggcttcCGGGAGATCGTGGTCGCTAACCCCCTGCTCATCACGGGCGCCTACATCCTGCTGGCCATGGGCGGCCTGCTGTTTCTACTGGGCTTCCTGGGCTGCTGCGGAGCCATCCGTGAGAACAAGTGTCTGCTGCTGTTT TTCTTCATGTTCATCCTGATCATCTTCCTGGCAGAGCTCTCAGCAGCCATCCTGGCCTTCATCTTCAGGGAAAAT CTCACCCGTGAGTTCTTCACTAAGGAGCTCACCAAGCACTACCAGGGCAATAATGACACGGACGTTTTCTCTGCCACCTGGAACTCTGTCATGATCACA TTTGGCTGCTGTGGAGTCAATGGACCTGAGGACTTCAAGCTTGCATCGGTCTTTCGACTGCTGACTCAGGACAGTGAGGAGGTGCCAGAGGCCTGCTGCCGGAGGGAACCCCAGGCTCGGGATGGGGTGCTGCTGAGCAGGGAAGACTGCCTGCGGGGGAAGAGCCTATTCATAAACAAACAG GGGTGTTACACGGTGATCCTCAGTGCCTTCGAAAGCTATGTCTACCTGGCTGGAGCCCTCGCCATAGGGGTGCTGGCTGTCGAG gcaggtgctgtaggGATCACAGGGGACAGAGCAGCATACCTGCTGTGTGGCAGGGATTCAGGGCAGTGA
- the Tp53i11 gene encoding tumor protein p53-inducible protein 11, giving the protein MAAKQPPPLMKKHSQTDLVSRLKTRKILGVGGEDDDGEVHRSKISQVLGNELKFAIREPLGLRVWQFLSAVLFSGIAIMALAFPDQLYDAIFDGAEVTSKTPIRLYGGALLSISLIMWNALYTAEKVIIRWTLLTEACYFGVQFLVVTATLAETGLVSLGTLLLLASRLLFVTVSLYYYYQVGRKPKKV; this is encoded by the exons ATGGCAGCCAAGCAGCCCCCTCCTCTCATGAAGAAGCACAGCCAGACGGACCTCGTGAGCCGCCTGAAGACCCGGAAGATCCTGGGCGTGGGCGGGGAGGACGATGATGGGGAGGTGCACCGCTCTAAG ATCAGCCAGGTCTTAGGCAACGAGCTCAAGTTTGCTATCCGGGAGCCTTTGGGGCTCAG GGTCTGGCAGTTCCTCTCTGCTGTGCTGTTCTCTGGAATCGCCATCATG GCCCTTGCCTTCCCTGACCAGCTATATGATGCCATCTTTGACGGAGCAGAGGTCACCAGCAAGACCCCCATCCGCCTCTATGGTGGCGCCCTCCTCA GCATCTCCCTGATCATGTGGAATGCCCTCTACACGGCTGAGAAGGTCATTATCCGCTGGACGCTGCTCACGGAAGCCTGCTACTTTGGGGTGCAGTTCTTGG TGGTCACTGCCACGCTAGCCGAGACGGGCCTCGTGTCTCTGGGGACCCTGCTGCTCCTGGCCAGCCGCCTCCTTTTCGTCACTGTCAGCCTTTACTACTATTACCAAGTCGGCCGGAAACCCAAGAAAGTCTAG